One Clupea harengus chromosome 11, Ch_v2.0.2, whole genome shotgun sequence DNA window includes the following coding sequences:
- the gsk3ab gene encoding glycogen synthase kinase 3 alpha b, with the protein MSGSGRPRTSSFAEPPGAPGAAAAAAGSAVAGGSTSGKTGASQAAGGSSSAFGNLRLSRDSCKVTTVVATPGQGPERPQEVSYTDIKVIGNGSFGVVYQARLVDSQEMVAIKKVLQDKRFKNRELQIMRKLDHCNIVRLRYFFYSSGEKKDEVYLNLVLDFVPETVYRVARHFNKAKTTIPIIYVKVYMYQLFRSLAYIHSQGVCHRDIKPQNLLVDPDTAVLKLCDFGSAKQLVRGEPNVSYICSRYYRAPELIFGATDYTSNIDIWSAGCVLAELLLGQPIFPGDSGVDQLVEIIKVLGTPTREQIREMNPNYTEFKFPQIKAHPWTKVFKPRTPPEAIALCSRLLEYTPVSRLSPLEACAHAFFNELRLPNTRLPSGRDLPHLFNFSPVELSIQPQLNSTLIPPHARAQTTPEGGVSDSPAQSSSVPGPLSNST; encoded by the exons ATGAGCGGCAGCGGGCGGCCCAGGACCAGCTCGTTTGCTGAGCCACCGGGGGCTCCCGGAGCTGCCGCAGCAGCCGCCGGATCAGCCGTGGCCGGCGGTAGTACCTCAGGAAAGACCGGAGCTTCACAGGCCGCTGGGGGGAGTTCATCGGCATTTGGAAATTTACGGCTTAGCA gagacagCTGTAAGGTGACCACAGTGGTGGCTACCCCAGGCCAGGGCCCAGAGCGTCCGCAGGAGGTCAGCTACACAGACATTAAGGTGATCGGGAATGGCTCGTTCGGCGTGGTCTACCAGGCTCGCCTCGTGGACTCCCAGGAAATGGTGGCCATCAAGAAGGTGCTGCAGGACAAACGCTttaag aACCGAGAGCTCCAGATCATGAGGAAGCTGGACCACTGCAACATCGTGCGACTCCGCTACTTCTTCTACTCCAGCGGGGAGAAG AAGGATGAGGTGTATCTGAACCTGGTTCTGGACTTTGTGCCCGAGACGGTTTACAGAGTGGCCCGACACTTCAACAAGGCCAAGACCACCATCCCCATCATCTACGTCAAG GTGTACATGTACCAGTTGTTCCGCAGTCTGGCTTACATCCATTCCCAGGGTGTGTGTCACCGAGACATCAAACCACAGAACTTGCTGGTGGATCCGGACACGGCTGTCCTCAAGCTCTGTGACTTCGGCAG tgccaaGCAGCTGGTTCGCGGCGAGCCCAACGTCTCGTACATCTGCTCCCGGTACTACCGGGCGCCCGAGCTGATCTTCGGGGCGACGGACTACACGTCCAACATCGACATCTGGTCGGCGGGGTGTGTGCTCGCGGAGCTGCTGCTGGGACAGCCCATCTTCCCCGGGGACAGCGGAGTCGACCAGCTGGTGGAGATCATTAAg gtgctgGGGACCCCCACCCGGGAGCAGATTCGGGAGATGAACCCCAACTACACAGAGTTCAAGTTCCCCCAGATCAAAGCCCACCCCTGGACCAAG gtgttTAAGCCCCGGACCCCCCCTGAGGCCATCGCCCTGTGCAGTCGCCTGCTTGAGTACACGCCCGTGTCCCGCCTCTCGCCCCTGGAGGCCTGCGCCCACGCCTTCTTCAACGAGCTCCGCCTGCCCAACACGCGCCTGCCCAGCGGGCGAGACCTGCCCCACCTCTTCAACTTCAGCCCTGTGG agCTGTCAATCCAGCCCCAGCTAAACTCCACCCTCATTCCTCCTCATGCACGTGCACAGACTACGCCTg AGGGCGGTGTATCAGACAGCCCGGCCCAGTCCAGCTCGGTTCCTGGCCCCCTGAGTAACAGCACCTAA
- the znf526 gene encoding zinc finger protein 574 isoform X1, protein MSVQQEEPEGLYVEHQYMCSECHQLFNTLEEVLVHQQSHTGSEEVEMGAAEPGDGGELEDGESHYQCLECGALLRNPEELLLHQEMHMREAGLEGEHELCEVLETGEAGADPSGPIQYQCLECLALFTSPELWLQHRHTHTKSSTHSSHSNMEYVVQADGSVTPLVNVHNLVLDEQRAGEILAQVLAQQQQVATPSSPRAPLLPPGAPLPGSATLRLQICSAQALADSGAAPPLRRARLLPPLLTPTPLENGLQLAGAGAGAGGRMHPYECSECSMEFATPEDFLQHQGEHFLCQEKESGEDDVMGAWREDERGGRDGGEETDRTLANKARGAAARQPITARSTLEGGGAGALQCGECQRTFTSANRLAAHRRVHEQGTHECPECDKVFKKAGSLQTHLRSHSGEARYLCVDCGHGFTTEMTLIIHRKSHTAEPLHRCEFCSKTFTNMTKFLYHRRTHTTRAPLTPVSTRVSVPPPRRAVPPLILLQRLRERQGAGLTQVGGQETASPQEVGLIAPLSEAELEAESSPEADTPAANCHGDGTKQNGVGPEESRGHAPGESDPEASAAAATAEPSFPCGTCAKAFPTQLRLVRHRRTVHVAERLFKCGVCDKPFKKQIHVRNHLRTHTGERPFQCSECGKTFSSLANLSRHALTHTGVRPYRCSVCHRAFSQSSNLRQHQLLHASVPPCPCPDCPATFLHRAKLAAHRYTAHQGAPPYPCPLCPQGFLRKRLRDLHCLEQHPEQTLTHTHAHTHDSPAGHDDSAVIGPAATTHEGEGPEANKADDAHTDPGSAPTPACPRPSLNCAVCGKRLNSASNLRLHQLSHAGGRGRGHGGRGHQCGVCGKLFVSASSLALHQRVHTGERPFPCGVCGKRFRQNTHLREHLRTHSGERPFRCDTCGKGFVQSMHLAEHRRTHTGERPHACHSCGKAFKTVSNLRNHQKIHARRAQQGAMPQAQEVVKEEVKEEEVEEEVMEEEEEQGDPTVTVLDASTMEELTAAVPALCQQGALGQTQLIQIQTADLAQGSPTIMCNEFGEAIAIIETSEGGALEIYQTALENGLGVDTITVDGLQLL, encoded by the exons ATGAGTGTCCAGCAGGAGGAGCCAGAGGGGCTCTACGTGGAGCACCAGTACATGTGCAGCGAGTGTCACCAGCTCTTCAACAcactggaggaggtgctggtgcATCAGCAGAGCCACACCGGGTCAGAGGAGGTCGAGATGGGGGCGGCTGAGCCCGGGGACGGGGGGGAACTGGAGGATGGGGAGAGCCACTACCAGTGTCTGGAGTGTGGCGCCCTCTTGAGGAACCCGGAGGAACTGCTACTGCACCAGGAGATGCACATGAGAGAGGCCGGACTGGAGGGGGAGCacg AGCTGTGTGAGGTGTTGGAGACGGGCGAGGCCGGCGCGGACCCGTCCGGACCGATCCAGTACCAGTGTCTGGAGTGCCTGGCGCTGTTCACCAGCCCCGAGCTCTGGCTGcagcaccgacacacacacaccaagagcagcactcacagctcacacagcaacatg GAGTATGTGGTGCAGGCGGATGGTTCCGTGACTCCGCTGGTCAACGTACACAACCTGGTTCTGGATGAGCAACGAGCAGGAGAGATCCTAGCCCAG gtactagcccagcagcagcaggttgccaccccctcctctccgcgtgcccccctcctgccccccgGCGCCCCCCTGCCAGGCTCTGCCACCCTGCGGCTCCAGATCTGTAGCGCCCAGGCCCTGGCTGACAGCGGTGCCGCCCCCCCCCTGCGCCGCGCCCGTCTGCTGCCCCCCCTGCTCACCCCCACGCCGCTGGAGAACGGCCTGCAGCTGGCGGGCGCGGgcgcgggggcgggggggcggatGCACCCGTACGAGTGCTCCGAGTGCTCCATGGAGTTCGCCACGCCCGAGGACTTCCTCCAGCACCAGGGGGAGCACTTCCTGTgtcaggagaaggagagcgGCGAGGATGACGTCATGGGGGCGTGGCGCGAGGACGAGCGGGGGGGGCgggacggaggagaggagacggacaGGACGCTGGCCAATAAGGCGCGAGGAGCGGCGGCGCGGCAGCCAATCACGGCCCGCTCCACCCTGGAAGGGGGCGGGGCCGGGGCCCTGCAGTGCGGAGAGTGCCAGCGCACGTTCACCTCGGCCAATCGTCTGGCGGCGCATCGGCGCGTGCACGAGCAGGGCACACACGAGTGCCCCGAGTGTGACAAGGTGTTCAAGAAGGCGGGGTCACTGCAGACACACCTGCGCTCACACTCCGGCGAGGCGCGCTacctgtgtgtggactgtggccACGGCTTCACCACGGAGATGACCCTCATcatacacag GAAGTCTCACACGGCGGAGCCTCTGCACCGATGTGAGTTCTGCTCCAAAACCTTCACCAACATGACCAAGTTCCTCTACCAtcgccgcacacacaccaccagagcCCCGCTCACACCCGTCAGCaca CGGgtgtctgtgcccccccccaggAGAGCCGTGCCCCCCCTCATTCTGCTGCAGCGTCTGCGGGAGCGACAGGGGGCGGGGCTTACCCAGGTGGGCGGGCAGGAGACGGCGTCCCCACAGGAGGTGGGTCTGATCGCACCTCTGTCCGAGGCGGAGTTAGAGGCGGAGTCCTCTCCAGAGGCCGACACCCCTGCTGCTAATTGCCATGGCGACGGCACCAAACAGAACGGCGTGGGTCCGGAAGAGAGCAGAGGCCACGCCCCCGGGGAGAGCGATCCGGAAGCctctgccgccgccgccacggccGAGCCGTCGTTCCCGTGCGGGACGTGCGCCAAGGCGTTCCCCACGCAGCTGCGTCTGGTGCGCCACCGCCGGACGGTCCACGTGGCCGAGCGCCTCTTCAAGTGCGGCGTGTGCGACAAGCCCTTCAAGAAGCAGATCCACGTGCGCAACCACCTGCGCACGCACACGGGCGAGCGCCCCTTCCAGTGCAGCGAGTGCGGCAAGACCTTCTCGTCCCTCGCCAACCTGTCGCggcacgcgctcacacacaccggcGTGCGCCCCTACCGCTGCTCCGTGTGCCACCGCGCCTTCAGCCAGTCGTCCAACCTGCGGCAGCACCAGCTGCTCCACGCCAGCGTGccaccctgcccctgccccgaCTGCCCCGCCACCTTCCTGCACCGGGCCAAGCTGGCCGCGCACCGCTACACCGCCCACCAGGGCGCGCCGCCCTACCCCTGCCCGCTCTGCCCGCAGGGCTTCCTGCGCAAGCGCCTCCGAGACCTGCACTGCCTGGAACAGCATCCCGAgcagacgctcacacacacgcacgcgcacacacacgactcGCCAGCAGGGCACGACGACAGCGCTGTGATTGGCCCAGCTGCCACTACTCACGAGGGGGAGGGGCCGGAGGCTAATAAGGCCGACGACGCCCATACAGACCCAGGCTCCGCCCCCACCCCAGCGTGTCCCCGCCCCTCTCTGAACTGCGCCGTCTGCGGGAAGCGTCTAAACTCCGCCTCCAACCTGCGGCTGCACCAGCTGAGCCATGCGGGGGGGCGTGGGCGGGGCCATGGGGGGCGTGGCCACCAGTGCGGCGTGTGCGGTAAGCTGTTCGTCTCCGCGTCCAGCCTGGCGCTGCACCAGCGCGTCCACACGGGCGAGCGGCCCTTCCCCTGCGGCGTGTGCGGCAAGCGCTTCCGCCAGAACACGCACCTGCGCGAGCACCTGCGCACGCACTCGGGCGAGCGGCCGTTCCGCTGCGACACCTGCGGCAAGGGCTTCGTGCAGAGCATGCACCTGGCCGAGCACCGGCGGACTCACACCGGCGAGCGGCCGCACGCGTGCCACAGCTGCGGCAAGGCCTTCAAGACCGTCTCCAACCTGCGCAACCACCAGAAGATCCACGCGCGGCGGGCGCAGCAGGGGGCGATGCCTCAGGCGCAGGAGgtggtgaaggaggaggtgaaggaggaagaggtggaggaagaggtgatggaggaggaggaagagcagggggACCCGACCGTGACTGTGCTGGATGCCTCCACTATGGAGGAGCTCACTGCCGCAGTACCAGCACTCTGCCAGCAGGGGGCTCTAGGCCAGACACAGCTCATCCAGATCCAGACTGCTGACCTCGCTCAG GGCTCTCCCACCATCATGTGTAATGAGTTTGGGGAGGCGATCGCCATCATAGAGACGAGTGAAGGAGGAGCTCTGGAGATCTACCAGACCGCCCTGGAGAACGGCCTCGGGGTCGACACCATCACAGTGGACGGCCTGCAGCTgctctga
- the znf526 gene encoding zinc finger protein 526 isoform X2, with protein sequence MEYVVQADGSVTPLVNVHNLVLDEQRAGEILAQVLAQQQQVATPSSPRAPLLPPGAPLPGSATLRLQICSAQALADSGAAPPLRRARLLPPLLTPTPLENGLQLAGAGAGAGGRMHPYECSECSMEFATPEDFLQHQGEHFLCQEKESGEDDVMGAWREDERGGRDGGEETDRTLANKARGAAARQPITARSTLEGGGAGALQCGECQRTFTSANRLAAHRRVHEQGTHECPECDKVFKKAGSLQTHLRSHSGEARYLCVDCGHGFTTEMTLIIHRKSHTAEPLHRCEFCSKTFTNMTKFLYHRRTHTTRAPLTPVSTRVSVPPPRRAVPPLILLQRLRERQGAGLTQVGGQETASPQEVGLIAPLSEAELEAESSPEADTPAANCHGDGTKQNGVGPEESRGHAPGESDPEASAAAATAEPSFPCGTCAKAFPTQLRLVRHRRTVHVAERLFKCGVCDKPFKKQIHVRNHLRTHTGERPFQCSECGKTFSSLANLSRHALTHTGVRPYRCSVCHRAFSQSSNLRQHQLLHASVPPCPCPDCPATFLHRAKLAAHRYTAHQGAPPYPCPLCPQGFLRKRLRDLHCLEQHPEQTLTHTHAHTHDSPAGHDDSAVIGPAATTHEGEGPEANKADDAHTDPGSAPTPACPRPSLNCAVCGKRLNSASNLRLHQLSHAGGRGRGHGGRGHQCGVCGKLFVSASSLALHQRVHTGERPFPCGVCGKRFRQNTHLREHLRTHSGERPFRCDTCGKGFVQSMHLAEHRRTHTGERPHACHSCGKAFKTVSNLRNHQKIHARRAQQGAMPQAQEVVKEEVKEEEVEEEVMEEEEEQGDPTVTVLDASTMEELTAAVPALCQQGALGQTQLIQIQTADLAQGSPTIMCNEFGEAIAIIETSEGGALEIYQTALENGLGVDTITVDGLQLL encoded by the exons atg GAGTATGTGGTGCAGGCGGATGGTTCCGTGACTCCGCTGGTCAACGTACACAACCTGGTTCTGGATGAGCAACGAGCAGGAGAGATCCTAGCCCAG gtactagcccagcagcagcaggttgccaccccctcctctccgcgtgcccccctcctgccccccgGCGCCCCCCTGCCAGGCTCTGCCACCCTGCGGCTCCAGATCTGTAGCGCCCAGGCCCTGGCTGACAGCGGTGCCGCCCCCCCCCTGCGCCGCGCCCGTCTGCTGCCCCCCCTGCTCACCCCCACGCCGCTGGAGAACGGCCTGCAGCTGGCGGGCGCGGgcgcgggggcgggggggcggatGCACCCGTACGAGTGCTCCGAGTGCTCCATGGAGTTCGCCACGCCCGAGGACTTCCTCCAGCACCAGGGGGAGCACTTCCTGTgtcaggagaaggagagcgGCGAGGATGACGTCATGGGGGCGTGGCGCGAGGACGAGCGGGGGGGGCgggacggaggagaggagacggacaGGACGCTGGCCAATAAGGCGCGAGGAGCGGCGGCGCGGCAGCCAATCACGGCCCGCTCCACCCTGGAAGGGGGCGGGGCCGGGGCCCTGCAGTGCGGAGAGTGCCAGCGCACGTTCACCTCGGCCAATCGTCTGGCGGCGCATCGGCGCGTGCACGAGCAGGGCACACACGAGTGCCCCGAGTGTGACAAGGTGTTCAAGAAGGCGGGGTCACTGCAGACACACCTGCGCTCACACTCCGGCGAGGCGCGCTacctgtgtgtggactgtggccACGGCTTCACCACGGAGATGACCCTCATcatacacag GAAGTCTCACACGGCGGAGCCTCTGCACCGATGTGAGTTCTGCTCCAAAACCTTCACCAACATGACCAAGTTCCTCTACCAtcgccgcacacacaccaccagagcCCCGCTCACACCCGTCAGCaca CGGgtgtctgtgcccccccccaggAGAGCCGTGCCCCCCCTCATTCTGCTGCAGCGTCTGCGGGAGCGACAGGGGGCGGGGCTTACCCAGGTGGGCGGGCAGGAGACGGCGTCCCCACAGGAGGTGGGTCTGATCGCACCTCTGTCCGAGGCGGAGTTAGAGGCGGAGTCCTCTCCAGAGGCCGACACCCCTGCTGCTAATTGCCATGGCGACGGCACCAAACAGAACGGCGTGGGTCCGGAAGAGAGCAGAGGCCACGCCCCCGGGGAGAGCGATCCGGAAGCctctgccgccgccgccacggccGAGCCGTCGTTCCCGTGCGGGACGTGCGCCAAGGCGTTCCCCACGCAGCTGCGTCTGGTGCGCCACCGCCGGACGGTCCACGTGGCCGAGCGCCTCTTCAAGTGCGGCGTGTGCGACAAGCCCTTCAAGAAGCAGATCCACGTGCGCAACCACCTGCGCACGCACACGGGCGAGCGCCCCTTCCAGTGCAGCGAGTGCGGCAAGACCTTCTCGTCCCTCGCCAACCTGTCGCggcacgcgctcacacacaccggcGTGCGCCCCTACCGCTGCTCCGTGTGCCACCGCGCCTTCAGCCAGTCGTCCAACCTGCGGCAGCACCAGCTGCTCCACGCCAGCGTGccaccctgcccctgccccgaCTGCCCCGCCACCTTCCTGCACCGGGCCAAGCTGGCCGCGCACCGCTACACCGCCCACCAGGGCGCGCCGCCCTACCCCTGCCCGCTCTGCCCGCAGGGCTTCCTGCGCAAGCGCCTCCGAGACCTGCACTGCCTGGAACAGCATCCCGAgcagacgctcacacacacgcacgcgcacacacacgactcGCCAGCAGGGCACGACGACAGCGCTGTGATTGGCCCAGCTGCCACTACTCACGAGGGGGAGGGGCCGGAGGCTAATAAGGCCGACGACGCCCATACAGACCCAGGCTCCGCCCCCACCCCAGCGTGTCCCCGCCCCTCTCTGAACTGCGCCGTCTGCGGGAAGCGTCTAAACTCCGCCTCCAACCTGCGGCTGCACCAGCTGAGCCATGCGGGGGGGCGTGGGCGGGGCCATGGGGGGCGTGGCCACCAGTGCGGCGTGTGCGGTAAGCTGTTCGTCTCCGCGTCCAGCCTGGCGCTGCACCAGCGCGTCCACACGGGCGAGCGGCCCTTCCCCTGCGGCGTGTGCGGCAAGCGCTTCCGCCAGAACACGCACCTGCGCGAGCACCTGCGCACGCACTCGGGCGAGCGGCCGTTCCGCTGCGACACCTGCGGCAAGGGCTTCGTGCAGAGCATGCACCTGGCCGAGCACCGGCGGACTCACACCGGCGAGCGGCCGCACGCGTGCCACAGCTGCGGCAAGGCCTTCAAGACCGTCTCCAACCTGCGCAACCACCAGAAGATCCACGCGCGGCGGGCGCAGCAGGGGGCGATGCCTCAGGCGCAGGAGgtggtgaaggaggaggtgaaggaggaagaggtggaggaagaggtgatggaggaggaggaagagcagggggACCCGACCGTGACTGTGCTGGATGCCTCCACTATGGAGGAGCTCACTGCCGCAGTACCAGCACTCTGCCAGCAGGGGGCTCTAGGCCAGACACAGCTCATCCAGATCCAGACTGCTGACCTCGCTCAG GGCTCTCCCACCATCATGTGTAATGAGTTTGGGGAGGCGATCGCCATCATAGAGACGAGTGAAGGAGGAGCTCTGGAGATCTACCAGACCGCCCTGGAGAACGGCCTCGGGGTCGACACCATCACAGTGGACGGCCTGCAGCTgctctga